In one Ananas comosus cultivar F153 linkage group 12, ASM154086v1, whole genome shotgun sequence genomic region, the following are encoded:
- the LOC109718965 gene encoding beta-carotene isomerase D27, chloroplastic isoform X2: METTLLVPYGGLRAFPTSRKPAREAASGRRRPTQKPKSLLSPAKAVIARPTRRTVYKDNWFDRLAIRYLSSSVQETAGMRSEKDGYESLTEAAIMVSRSFDAARQQEVVIESLSNAFPRFILEMIKFLLPPSKLSRQFFATFTTIFFAWLVGPCEVRESEVEGRREKNVVYIPKCRFLESTNCVGMCRNMCKIPSQRFIQDSLDFEDMSCEMIFGQEPPEDDPALKQPCYQTLCMAKQTHGVNCSK; this comes from the exons atggaAACTACCCTCCTAGTCCCATACGGGGGCCTAAGAGCTTTTCCGACAAGCCGAAAACCGGCTCGAGAAGCCGCGTCTGGCCGTCGGAGGCCGACCCAGAAGCCCAAGTCTTTGTTGTCGCCGGCGAAGGCGGTGATCGCGAGGCCGACCAGGAGGACGGTGTACAAAGATAACTGGTTCGACCGCCTCGCCATCCGATATCTATCCAGTAGTGTACAAGAGACTGCAg GAATGAGGAGCGAGAAGGACGGCTACGAGAGCTTGACGGAGGCGGCGATCATGGTTTCAAGGAGCTTCGACGCTGCGAGACAGCAGGAGGTGGTGATCGAATCGCTCAGCAACGCTTTTCCCAGATTCATACTGGAGATG ATAAAATTCCTGCTACCGCCTTCAAAGTTATCGAGGCAGTTCTTCGCCACTTTCACGACGATATTTTTCGCCTGGCTAGTTGGACCATGCGAG GTCAGGGAGTCAGAAGTtgaagggaggagagagaaaaatgtggTCTACATCCCCAAATGCAG GTTTTTGGAGAGCACCAACTGTGTGGGAATGTGTAGAAACATGTGCAAGATCCCTTCTCAGAGATTCATACAGGACTCTCTTG ATTTTGAAGACATGAGCTGTGAGATGATCTTTGGACAAGAACCCCCCGAAGATGATCCAGCACTGAAACAACCATGTTACCAAACACTAT GCATGGCGAAGCAAACACATGGGGTCAATTGTTCCAAGTGA
- the LOC109718965 gene encoding beta-carotene isomerase D27, chloroplastic isoform X1: METTLLVPYGGLRAFPTSRKPAREAASGRRRPTQKPKSLLSPAKAVIARPTRRTVYKDNWFDRLAIRYLSSSVQETAGMRSEKDGYESLTEAAIMVSRSFDAARQQEVVIESLSNAFPRFILEMIKFLLPPSKLSRQFFATFTTIFFAWLVGPCEVRESEVEGRREKNVVYIPKCRFLESTNCVGMCRNMCKIPSQRFIQDSLGMPINMVPNFEDMSCEMIFGQEPPEDDPALKQPCYQTLCMAKQTHGVNCSK, encoded by the exons atggaAACTACCCTCCTAGTCCCATACGGGGGCCTAAGAGCTTTTCCGACAAGCCGAAAACCGGCTCGAGAAGCCGCGTCTGGCCGTCGGAGGCCGACCCAGAAGCCCAAGTCTTTGTTGTCGCCGGCGAAGGCGGTGATCGCGAGGCCGACCAGGAGGACGGTGTACAAAGATAACTGGTTCGACCGCCTCGCCATCCGATATCTATCCAGTAGTGTACAAGAGACTGCAg GAATGAGGAGCGAGAAGGACGGCTACGAGAGCTTGACGGAGGCGGCGATCATGGTTTCAAGGAGCTTCGACGCTGCGAGACAGCAGGAGGTGGTGATCGAATCGCTCAGCAACGCTTTTCCCAGATTCATACTGGAGATG ATAAAATTCCTGCTACCGCCTTCAAAGTTATCGAGGCAGTTCTTCGCCACTTTCACGACGATATTTTTCGCCTGGCTAGTTGGACCATGCGAG GTCAGGGAGTCAGAAGTtgaagggaggagagagaaaaatgtggTCTACATCCCCAAATGCAG GTTTTTGGAGAGCACCAACTGTGTGGGAATGTGTAGAAACATGTGCAAGATCCCTTCTCAGAGATTCATACAGGACTCTCTTGGTATGCCCATCAACATGGTCCCTA ATTTTGAAGACATGAGCTGTGAGATGATCTTTGGACAAGAACCCCCCGAAGATGATCCAGCACTGAAACAACCATGTTACCAAACACTAT GCATGGCGAAGCAAACACATGGGGTCAATTGTTCCAAGTGA